A genomic stretch from Lagenorhynchus albirostris chromosome 12, mLagAlb1.1, whole genome shotgun sequence includes:
- the PTP4A1 gene encoding protein tyrosine phosphatase type IVA 1 isoform X2, giving the protein MARMNRPAPVEITYKNMRFLITHNPTNATLNKFIEELKKYGVTTVVRVCEATYDTSLVEKEGIHVLDWPFDDGAPPSNQIVDDWLSLVKIKFREDPGCCIAVHCVAGLGRAPVLVALALIEGGMKYEDAVQFIRHGVELLTASNFCIWRSIVLKCGCASKTLMVIETTVAFSKTGVPDAIAWKWNLDRTGFVIHVSQHVGLVKSDEASIGVLKRSFTRPQAWQNCTLCLGYDQPTWTLSKGFLLFSI; this is encoded by the exons ATGGCTCGAATGAACCGCCCAGCTCCTGTGGAAATCACTTACAAGAACATGAGATTTCTTATTACACACAATCCAACTAATGCGACCCTAAACAAATTTATAGAG GAACTTAAGAAGTACGGAGTTACCACAGTAGTAAGAGTATGTGAAGCAACTTACGACACTAGTCTTGTGGAGAAAGAAGGCATCCATGTTCTC GATTGGCCTTTTGATGATGGCGCACCACCATCTAACCAGATTGTTGATGATTGGTTAAGTCTTGTGAAAATTAAGTTTCGTGAAGACCCTGGTTGTTGTATTGCTGTTCATTGTGTTGCAGGCCTTGGGAG AGCTCCAGTGCTTGTCGCCCTAGCATTAATTGAAGGTGGAATGAAATACGAAGATGCAGTACAGTTCATAAGACA CGGCGTGGAGCTTTTAACAGCAAGCAACTTTTGTATTTGGAGAAGTATCGTCCTAAAATGCGGCTGCGCTTCAAAGACTCTAATGGTCATAGAAACAACTGTTGCATTCAGTAAAACTGGGGTGCCTGATGCCATTGCTTGGAAGTGGAACCTAGACAGGACGGGATTTGTCATACATGTTAGCCAGCATGTTGGCTTGGTGAAGTCTGATGAAGCTTCCATAGGAGTGTTGAAACGCAGTTTTACCAGGCCACAAGCCTGGCAGAATTGCACCCTCTGTTTGGGTTATGATCAACCTACTTGGACACTTAGCAAAGGATTCTTGCTGTTCAGCATTTAA
- the PTP4A1 gene encoding protein tyrosine phosphatase type IVA 1 isoform X1 has protein sequence MARMNRPAPVEITYKNMRFLITHNPTNATLNKFIEELKKYGVTTVVRVCEATYDTSLVEKEGIHVLDWPFDDGAPPSNQIVDDWLSLVKIKFREDPGCCIAVHCVAGLGRAPVLVALALIEGGMKYEDAVQFIRQKRRGAFNSKQLLYLEKYRPKMRLRFKDSNGHRNNCCIQ, from the exons ATGGCTCGAATGAACCGCCCAGCTCCTGTGGAAATCACTTACAAGAACATGAGATTTCTTATTACACACAATCCAACTAATGCGACCCTAAACAAATTTATAGAG GAACTTAAGAAGTACGGAGTTACCACAGTAGTAAGAGTATGTGAAGCAACTTACGACACTAGTCTTGTGGAGAAAGAAGGCATCCATGTTCTC GATTGGCCTTTTGATGATGGCGCACCACCATCTAACCAGATTGTTGATGATTGGTTAAGTCTTGTGAAAATTAAGTTTCGTGAAGACCCTGGTTGTTGTATTGCTGTTCATTGTGTTGCAGGCCTTGGGAG AGCTCCAGTGCTTGTCGCCCTAGCATTAATTGAAGGTGGAATGAAATACGAAGATGCAGTACAGTTCATAAGACA aAAGCGGCGTGGAGCTTTTAACAGCAAGCAACTTTTGTATTTGGAGAAGTATCGTCCTAAAATGCGGCTGCGCTTCAAAGACTCTAATGGTCATAGAAACAACTGTTGCATTCAGTAA
- the LOC132530617 gene encoding uncharacterized LOC128125822 homolog, with translation MIRPQSSMSRHIPQFCGVLGHTFMEFLKGSGDYCQAQHDLYADK, from the exons ATGATTAGGCCACAATCTTCAATGAGTAGACATATTCCT CAGTTCTGTGGTGTTCTTGGTCACACATTTATGGAGTTTCTGAAGGGCAGTGGAGATTACTGCCAGGCACAGCACGACCTCTATGCAGACAAGTGA